From one Dermacentor andersoni chromosome 1, qqDerAnde1_hic_scaffold, whole genome shotgun sequence genomic stretch:
- the LOC126543377 gene encoding uncharacterized protein, translating to MTKPEETATTPRQARTSVMTTTLGSLAEFCPDSGNIEVYLERFDLYATANGIDASKKLQVFLTILGEKAYVTLRSLLLPKKPTEVKYEEATEALRKHYAPKRSVVTERYHFYQRKQEPDESLKQFIVELKRLAAMCSFGSFLEEALRDRLIAGIRTDSIRCRLLALSDDEVTWERVCKIATALETAQKDTREMLPEGSTASPADVYWHREPTTQGRRHATKTASNEQRAPQNGPRKQRGKGTVRACYRCGGLHAPVSCPFLKSTCFKCSKPGHVAKMCKTKVVHKVEETLLSTDLLTVSTTNQVHSSPPIVLKVKVNGKEIPMELDTGAAVTIMSERDFDENFPNYPCSKDYVRLGVYNGTALKLKGVANVNVSYQNRSYNLPLIIAKQENEARMPTLLGRDWMTTLKVDLQNAVQQLQRDVDNVQEGRQMVAAEAEKKLKQLYGDVFEPGYGSIKGFTGSIRMKTDVHPTFCKARRVPYALREQVESELRDLEKAGVVYRVRHSDWATPLVIVPKKTGKEIRICGD from the coding sequence ATGACCAAGCCTGAGGAAACGGCAACGACGCCACGGCAAGCGAGGACATCAGTGATGACCACCACCCTGGGATCCTTGGCCGAGTTCTGCCCAGACTCTGGCAATATCGAAGTCTACCTGGAAAGGTTCGACCTGTATGCAACCGCCAATGGAATAGACGCAAGTAAGAAGTTGCAAGTCTTCTTAACAATCCTGGGTGAAAAGGCTTACGTGACTCTGCGTAGCCTGCTGCTGCCGAAGAAACCAACGGAAGTCAAGTACGAAGAAGCTACAGAAGCTCTCCGAAAGCACTATGCTCCAAAACGGTCAGTGGTTACCGAACGGTATCACTTTTACCAGCGAAAGCAAGAGCCGGATGAAAGCCTAAAACAGTTCATCGTTGAGCTGAAAAGACTGGCTGCAATGTGCTCGTTTGGAAGCTTTTTGGAAGAAGCACTCCGGGATCGACTGATTGCTGGAATCAGGACGGATTCGATTCGATGCCGTCTTCTTGCCCTGTCAGACGACGAAGTCACCTGGGAGCGAGTATGCAAAATTGCCACCGCCTTGGAAACGGCCCAGAAAGACACCCGAGAAATGCTACCGGAGGGGTCAACCGCCAGTCCTGCGGACGTTTACTGGCATCGGGAGCCCACCACACAAGGCAGGCGACACGCGACGAAGACCGCTAGCAACGAGCAGCGTGCCCCCCAAAACGGTCCAAGGAAGCAACGTGGGAAAGGCACTGTTCGCGCCTGTTATAGATGCGGCGGACTGCACGCGCCAGTGAGTTGTCCTTTTCTCAAAAGTACCTGCTTCAAATGCTCGAAGCCAGGGCATGTAGCGAAAATGTGCAAAACAAAGGTCGTGCACAAAGTTGAGGAGACCTTGCTGTCAACAGACTTGCTTACTGTTAGTACGACTAACCAAGTTCATAGCTCTCCGCCTATTGTGCTTAAAGTAAAAGTAAACGGCAAGGAGATTCCGATGGAACTAGACACGGGAGCAGCTGTGACCATAATGTCTGAAAGGGACTTTGATGAAAATTTTCCAAACTATCCATGTTCCAAAGACTACGTGCGTCTAGGAGTGTATAATGGCACTGCACTCAAACTGAAAGGCGTAGCAAACGTCAATGTATCTTATCAGAACCGAAGCTACAATCTGCCTCTGATAAttgcaaagcaagaaaatgaagCCCGCATGCCGACGCTTTTAGGTCGCGATTGGATGACTACACTAAAAGTTGACTTGCAAAATGCTGTTCAGCAGTTGCAACGTGACGTGGATAACGTACAGGAGGGCAGGCAGATGGTAGCAGCGGAAGCTGAAAAGAAGTTGAAACAGTTGTACGGTGATGTGTTTGAGCCAGGCTATGGTTCTATCAAAGGATTCACTGGTAGTATACGAATGAAAACCGATGTGCATCCAACTTTTTGTAAGGCGAGACGAGTACCATATGCTTTGCGCGAACAAGTGGAGAGTGAATTGCGTGACCTTGAGAAAGCTGGTGTGGTGTACAGAGTCAGGCACAGTGATTGGGCTACACCGCTAGTTATCGTGccaaagaaaacaggaaaagaaattaGGATATGTGGGGATTAG